GTTCGTGAATAactcgattcgattcgattcgtttgaaaacagatctaTTCCAACACAAGATGACAAGAGTTTCACAGAAACCGAATCAATCCGTTCACGAAtcattcacttgaaaatttcatcaattcgtcataaataaaaaaaagacaagttcgttcatcgttcgatttcaaggcaaatcattcacgaacagaatgatcaatttttagtggatcattcacgaaagaattgattaattgttggtgaatcattcgtgatcGAATTCATTCGTATATGTGACACcatcgcgaatgaattgaataatttttggtgaatcattcgcgaacgaattgatcaattgttgatgaatcattcgcaaacaaattgaataattttgtgaatcgttcgcgaacgaattgatcaattattggtgaatcattcgcaaacaaattgatcaattgttggtgaatcattcccaaacgaattgaataattttgtgaatcgttcgcgaacgaattgatcaattgttggtgaatcattcgaaaacgaattgaataattttgtcatttgtgaatcgttcgcgaacgaattggtcaattgttggtaaatcattcgaaaacgaattgaataattttgtgaatcgttcgtgaacgaattgatcatttgttggtgaatcattcccaaacaaattgaataatttttggtttttggtgaatcgttcgagaaggaattgatcaattattggtgaatcattcgcaaacaaattgatcaattgttgttggtgaaccattcgcgaacgaattgaataatttttggtgaatcctttgcgaacgaattgaataattttgtgaatcattcgcgaacgaattgatcaattgttggagaatcgttcgcgaacgaattgatcatttgttggtgaatcatttccaaacaaattgaataatttttggttttggtgaatcgttcgcgaacgaattgatcaattgtcgatgaatcgttcgcgaaaaaattgaataattttgtgaatcgttcgcgaatgaattgatcaattgttggtaaatcattcgaaaactaattgaataattttgtgattcgttcgcgaacgaattgatcaattgttggtggatcattcgaaaacgaattgaataattttgtgaatcgttcgcgaacgaattgattaattttgtgaatcgttcgcgaacgaattgatcatttgttggtgaatcattcccaaacaaattgaataatttttggttttggtgaatcgttcgcgaacgaattgataaattGTTGGTAAGTCATTCGCAaactaattgaataattttgtgaatcgttcgcgaacgaatcgatcatttgttggtgaatcgttcgcgaacgaattgattcataaattgatgaatcaatcaattcgttcgcgaattattcgcTATAAATGAATCTAGAAATGAGTCACCCTCGTGAAACGCAATTTGAAAAGCTGACTCCGGGAGGGACGAGTTATCCAAATAGGACGAAGGGATCATCCGAGCGAATCGAACAACCACCCATAGAATTCATAGAAAATCCAGTTTTGAAATGcatcttgaaaattacctctttttctcatttttcgtgATTGGAATCAATTGAGCTAAAAGTATTCAGAGTTCTGAACACTTGAACCGAGATATACAGATCAAGGCCTATTTgcatgaaaaattagaaaaatcgcCGATCCCGAATGCAAAAAGCTTGATGATTCAACAatcaagttattttgaaaaatattgataaattatGATCAACATGAATGTCTGCATCAGAACAAAGCTCaacaaaatgcttaaaaatcaCTCGCAATTCCTTCGAAATAATCACCGACGATAATTAATTCGATCATTACGATTCTAGGTTCTGATCGAATGCGGAAAGCAGTCCAGAATTATGTGTGAAATAATTACCGACGTTTACGATCTCATTAATCCGACTCCTGTATCGCTAAAACAACTATCAGCGATCTCCGTTAGTCTGGAAATATGGCGACATATACTAAATGAATATCGTAAGAAGCGTACAAAGATATCATCGTACCCTCGAAACTATCGTACGACTATCTCATCAAGAACTATAGATCTACCCGCTGCTTTGCCTTGTTTGCCTGCAATTATTTACGATGTAATCGATAAATATATCGAAAGATTTGAGCTTTCGTTGAAAACTTGGCTCTGGTATCATTATAAAAATGTCTTCTTTATTCATAACAGTGATCAGGAGTACGCTTTGAAAAACTTCGACGATTTCGTATGCGATTTCCAAGGCGATATTGATTACGTCAAGACAGCTAAACGTATGATGCTTTGTAGTAAATTTAGCACTGATGTGAAATTCAGACTCGCGTGCATGTATTGTTTTGAAGAAGATATCGCGAAGCTTTGGCCATCTTTATGGCGCCGGATACACTATAACGTTGAGTTTTCCAAGTACCCGGAATTTGATTACTGGGTTCGTCGTATCAATAACGAATGCGAGTCGCAGGATATCAACTATACGATTTTTCCTCTACATAGTGTTCCTACCGCTGAAGAAGTGTTTCACAAGTGTACGTGTAGTTCTTATAATAGAACATCtgtggagtatttttggaatctgaTACCATTTGAAAGTCGATTCAGGAAAGCTGTCGACCTTTACCGACACAATGCGGTAGGTTTCATCAAGTTTATTCTACCTAAACTGGACGATCAACATCTACAACAATTCGTTGACCAGAATGGTTTCGACTTGATGGAGTCTTTGTTGAACGGTGCTCATTACGACGAGAAGCTCATTTTGCCAACGTGGATGTACATTAAAAACTTGATGAGTAAAAATGCTTTCAAGGATCTGGTCAAAGTAATGTTGAAAGTAGAGGGTAAAGGTATCGAAGAGAATCCAGATAGACGTCAGTACTCGTTATATTCGTGTGGTAAAATATGGCACTCTGCTCCTTATGATCTGAAACGATCAACGatcgtaaaaattttatatgacggtgaattttttgaaaatatgtttataCACGAAAATGGCGCTTATGATTGCAAGTCGAGAAACGTCGAATTCTTATtgacttttctttcttttgccACATCCGAAGAACGAAATTCTTTGTGGATTAGAATCTGGCTGGATTTAATCGCGGATACTCGAATCAAAGATTTGCAACGAATGATGGAACTCTGTTTCGACTTCGAAGCTGATATTACTCATTTCAAGGAGGAAATCATGGTCTCCAACGAGAAAGTACTTGAAATGTGTGTTTCATTATTACGTGCTGGGTATTTCACCGAATTGAACGAATTTCTTAGATTTTTATATCCCAAAGTACGAGACTCGAGTAATTTTAGGCGAAAATTACTACAGATTGCTTTTCTGGGTGAAGATGGTCAATTTGCTTCTGAGATTGTGAACAGAATCAAAGAATTTAACGAATTTGTAAACGATGCATTTACTGAGGCTGATCTGCAGGgcactgatttcaaaattcaattcatatcgtcgttaaaaattcaaaaattgatattgattTATTTACATCCCAGATACAATGTTGATTTGAAAAGTGTTATGCAATTCATTGAGACGTTTTCGTCCGAAGAAACTCTATTGCTGATGAAAACTAAAATAAtcgatgatttaaaattgaattttgtttctgaTTGGGCAACTTATCGCGATATTTTTAAAGTGccttttttcgatcaatttttattgtggtgtttgggaagtgctgaaaaagttgagacATTCAAGCTAGATTACAATATGGAATTGAAAGCTTTGCTAGATAACCTTGAAACCATGTCTGTGTAAAAGATTTTTGTAAagatgtcattttttgaatttttttcaatgaactaTTCCCGTGTAATTTGAAGTAGGttcctcgtattttttttctcggttatttaaaataatttaagaaTAGTCTTTGTTTATcagaatatgtatttttatgctTCATTGGCTCTTTTGGTAtgaagtatgtatgtacctagttacatatttttcaattcgttcgtactACAACTTGATCTATTCCTTTTGTATTAAGAAATGAGTTTACTTTTTATAATTTggtaataaattacaatttatGAATTTGTATGCTTCTTGTACATAATTtgataattataatttatacCTTTCCAACTGAttgatgaaactgaaaaaaaaaaaaaaaaaaaaaaaaaaaacagaaaagggGAAAATGTTGCGAGGGTTTTTGATTTCGaacaaatgcatttttgaacTTGAGATCCAGAacaaatttgtttgaaaaatagaaaaagtatATCTGAACAAAGAATTTTCAACTCGGAGCAGatatataaaaattttgaaaatcttcgaaaattcTGTTTCTAAATACCTTTTTGAAAGTGAAAGTACATTAGGTGTTGAcatcaaaatgtagaaaaaaaagaatttccacagaaatttaattgaaaatattttccaaattttaatgcACATGaaactaaataaaataaaaaaatagaaacaacaTGAAGAAATTCCAAACTTTTGATCAGCGTTTTAGCTTACCTAACTTTTCACTAAATGATACATTTTCTCAATGTTTCAAAATCACAGGTTTGATGTCAAATGAATCAATGTAGGTATAACATACGAGTAAGCTCATAAAACTTGCAATTTTCtacctcaaattttgaattacactaggcaacggcatatttgttttTGGGacgaaaatgggcttaatcgatagtttagaccctaaaacaaaaaacagagtgaggtttttcaatttgagttgtttttgtagtcaggagagatgatcaaagttgcaaaaatggccgtttttgccctatttcacgagtctgtggcgacatcagtatcatgtttcaaaaaaaaacaaggtcatattcggattctacgcacttttttaagtaaacatctttaccggatttttgattttcgaacattcaagcgcatacggaagattttcgtttgtaacacgaaatttttactgcacgagaacctcgcccgcgcgaacacggttccgcgccacgattacatcgtggagtaacgccagcgtcgcgcgctccgagttttaaaatatgttacaaacaaaaatcttccgtatgcgcttgaatgttcgaaaatcaaaaatccggtaaaggtgtttacttgaaaaagtgcgtagaatccgaatatgaccttggttttttttgaaacatgatactgatgtcgccacagactcgtgaaatagggcaaaaacggccatttttgcaactttgatcgtctctcctgaccacaaaaacaactcaaattgaaaaaccccactctgttttttgttttagggtctaaactatcgattaagcccattttcaccccgaaaacaaaaaaaaggtcaaaaattgttgcctagtgttattgaACTGTTTGCTTTCAACAATCACAGGAGTACTCAGAGATATTTTGCTTCATTTCATtcccaattttttgtgatttaaaaatattttctgtgaTTTATCGAAATGAAATATTCCTATGATACTATTGGAGAGTTGAATAAGcgacatttcatttcaatattttttgatgagtttgaaaattttaaatttcatttctcgatCCATTTTCAAGGAAATGAAAGAGAATCtttcaatgaaattcaacttcttgttttcaatttaagtacctatttctaaatataattttcttgaaaaaaaaaatgtagtcatCTGGAAACAgtagatttagatttttttcttttagtctcctttcaagttttttgtggtaacaaactttgaaaaaaaaaatcctcctcaATACgtaaataatatttcattttggaaaacttgatgAAGTTTTTTCTACAGAGGTAGGTAGTTCAGTTCTAAAATTATTCGAGACCGACCTGAATTTATGGTTTGTGTGTGCAATAATaatggaattgaaatttcaaccaaacCATTTatacaaaacctttttttttgaaaattgaaactaattGGAAGTTTTGTTACCGACTCCCTCCCCCCTTCCCAAGAAACGCCTTGTCCTATTTATTGAGAACATCTGGCTATAAATCTGGTAAAATCTagcggaaaaaatcgaaaaaaatacgttttcatcCTTTCTCCTCTCCCGCcacatatttacatttttttgaaaattaggcgAATAAAGTTCATATTTGTTGAACAACCCCCCTCCCTCGACAgatgtacgtttttttttgtaaattaggtAAATAAAGTTCATATTATTgttgaacacattttttttgaaactttcacctTCTTTTTGATGCCCCAAAACacttttcattcctttttttttttttttttttttgatagcaTCGACTTTCCCAAAAATAATCCAAATCATGATGAAATTACAGAGAAACGGGATGCGAAGAAAGCcaagtttcaaatttgagattcggaaaaaaatttggtcatacttaattaaaatttttgagaattagctaaattttaatgtttttgaaatttttaaagaattctcattttttttttttgggtgaaatGAGGATTTTTATATTGAGCAAAAGTgtacaaattttgtaattttttcaatatttagttttggaattttgaaggtgaaaaataaattggccAGAATAAAAAGGGCCCAAGTCCCTAGGTGgcgttttcagtttttcgccGACGTTCAATACTATTCATGTATTAAAGCACGGCAGATACACTCGTATTGTTCGCTTTTCGAGAAAATGGTGTCTGGCAACATTACACCAGCGTGTTGAGTGCAAATaggtatggatttttttttcaaagaaattgaaatttgatgaattttttgaaccatttgTTGCATTGCCAATTGGATCAGATCAACAgatttaatctgatcaaaactttcTTTCATCTGGCCAAATGAATTCAAGAAATTGTACGGATCTGATTAGGTCTGATGTGCTGGTTTGATCCAACATAATCAGGTTCTGATACGCTCTGAACAAATGTATTCTAATCAGAACTGTCATCTTACCCGAGTTTGCCCTCAATTCGCACTAagtcagtggcgtagccaggattttctcaaggagggggcaaaacaaaggggtaattttctggaa
This region of Planococcus citri chromosome 5, ihPlaCitr1.1, whole genome shotgun sequence genomic DNA includes:
- the LOC135848253 gene encoding uncharacterized protein LOC135848253 isoform X10 is translated as MCEIITDVYDLINPTPVSLKQLSAISVSLEIWRHILNEYRKKRTKISSYPRNYRTTISSRTIDLPAALPCLPAIIYDVIDKYIERFELSLKTWLWYHYKNVFFIHNSDQEYALKNFDDFVCDFQGDIDYVKTAKRMMLCSKFSTDVKFRLACMYCFEEDIAKLWPSLWRRIHYNVEFSKYPEFDYWVRRINNECESQDINYTIFPLHSVPTAEEVFHKCTCSSYNRTSVEYFWNLIPFESRFRKAVDLYRHNAVGFIKFILPKLDDQHLQQFVDQNGFDLMESLLNGAHYDEKLILPTWMYIKNLMSKNAFKDLVKVMLKVEGKGIEENPDRRQYSLYSCGKIWHSAPYDLKRSTIVKILYDGEFFENMFIHENGAYDCKSRNVEFLLTFLSFATSEERNSLWIRIWLDLIADTRIKDLQRMMELCFDFEADITHFKEEIMVSNEKVLEMCVSLLRAGYFTELNEFLRFLYPKVRDSSNFRRKLLQIAFLGEDGQFASEIVNRIKEFNEFVNDAFTEADLQGTDFKIQFISSLKIQKLILIYLHPRYNVDLKSVMQFIETFSSEETLLLMKTKIIDDLKLNFVSDWATYRDIFKVPFFDQFLLWCLGSAEKVETFKLDYNMELKALLDNLETMSV